The genomic DNA CGAGGAAGAAGATGCCCTGGTTCGGCAGCGCGGCCATCCGTGAGACGTTCATCTGGACGTCCCCGTTGGCGATCCAGATCTCTCCGGAGTCGACCTTGTCGGCGAGCTTCCCGGTGGAGCCCGACGGGCCTGCATTGTTGACCTGGAGATCCTTCAAGTACTCGAGAGCGGGCTGCTCGCCGCCGAAGTCGTGGATCGCCTTGATGAGGACGGCCGTTCCGTCGCCGGCGACGCCCGGCGTGGAGTACTGGACCTTGCCGCGGTACTTCGGACTGAGCAGGTCGGCCCAGGTCTTCGGCGGTTCCTTCACCTTGTCGCGGTTGTGGATGAAGCACAGGTAGGTGTTGACGATCGCGGTCCAGTACCCGTCCGGTGCGCGGTCCGCGACGTCCATGTCCGCCGCGCCCTTCGGGCGGTAGACGTCCAGCAGGCCCTCTTCGGCGGCGTGCTGGGAGAACGGCGGAAGGACCACGACGAGGTCCGTCCGGGGAGCGTTCTTCCGGCTCTCCAACTGCTGGACGATCTCACCCGATCCGGCTTCGGAGTACCGCACCCTGATCCCGGTCTGCTCGGTGAAGGCGCGGAAGGCCCTGTCGTAGAACCCGGTGCCGTCCTTGTTGCTGAGGCCGCTCGCGCTCGCCACCACGACCTCCTCGGCCTGCGCCTGTTGCTCGCAGCCCGCGGACGACACCACCAGGAGAGGGAGGAGAGCGCCGGCGGCGCGTCTCCTGCCGTGCGTCGACACCATGGGCAGGGTTCTCCTTCGGAAGTGGCGAGGCGCGCACAAAAGGACTGTTACTGAATCATTGAGTCAGTGTCCGTGGGGTGCGCGGTTTGATGGTGATCGCTTGGCGAGCGGGGCGCGCGATCGAGCGCAAAAGCTAGCAGGGTCCTTCTGGAGCGCTCAACTCAGCTTGCATTGAGGTGCGTTCGGCTCGACCGACGCCTCGGGTCGCGGAGCTGCCCGGCGGAACGGTGGCGTCCGGAAGCTTTCTGATCGGTTCGCTCAATGGTAAGTTGCTGGCCCATAGAAGCTCCAGTCGAGAGCGACCATTCCCTGCCCGGGGCTCGCGCCCCTCCCCGAAGGACCAGGACGATGAAGACGAAGATCGCAGCCATCGTGCTTGCCGGAACGGTGGCCTCCACGCTGTCCGGATGTGCCACGACCGAGGCCGAGGCCAGCACCTCCCCGTGCGGCAGGCTCGACACCGACCTGGCCTGGTACGGCGACAACGCCTCCAGGCTCCAGACCCTGCTCGACCGTGACGGGCACTGCGGGAAGAAGGGCCCGCATCCCGTGGCCGTCTTCGACTGGGACAACACCGTCGTCAAGAACGACGTGGGAGACGCCACCACGTTCTGGCTCCTGCGGCACGACAAGGTCCGCCAGCCGGCGGGCGGGGACTGGACGACCACCAGCTCCCTGCTCACCCCGGCGGCCGCCGCCGCGCTCGCGTCCGCCTGCGGGACGGCCGCCCCGGCCGGGTCCGCGCTGCCGACCAGCACCGACACCGCCTGCGCCGACGAGATCCTCTCGGTCTACTCCGACGCCAGGACGACCTCCGGACAGGACGCCTTCGCGGGCTGGAACCGCCGCCGGACGGAGCCCGCCTACGCCTGGGCCGCGCAGCTGCTCGCCGGCTACACCCCCGACGAGGTGAAGGACTTCGCCTCCCGGGCGCGGCAGGAGAACCTCGACGCGCCGGTCGGGGCCGAGCAGACCGTGGGCACGCACCGGGTGACCGGCTGGATCCGCTACTACGACCAGCAGAAGGACCTGATCCGCGCGCTCGGCAGGTCCGGTTTCGACGTGTGGATCACTTCGGCGTCCCAGGAGGACGTGGTCCAGGTCTGGGCCGCCGGCGTCGATCTGCCGGCCGACCACGTGATCGGCGTCCGGACCAGGCAGGAGAACGGGAAGCTGACCGCCGCCCTGGCCGGGTGCGGCGGCGACGACGACACCATCCCGTACATCGACGGCAAGCGCTGCGTCATCAACGAACGGATCCTCAAGGTGCCGTCGGCCAAGGCCTTCGACATCCAGCCGGTGAACCGCCGGCAGGCGTTCGCGGCCGGCGACTCCAACACCGACGTGTCGTTCCTGCGCGACGCCACGGAGCTCCGCCTGGTCATCAACCGCAACAAGGCCGAGCTGATGTGCAACGCCTACGACAACGCCGACGGCAAGTGGATCGTCAACCCGATGTTCATCTCGCCCAAGGCCGCCCTCACCAAGCCCTACCCCTGCTCCACCAGCGCGTTCACCAACCCCGACGGCTCCTCGGGGCCGGTCACCACCGACGGCGGGCGGGTCGTCCCGGACCAGCTGGACACCGTCCACTGACGGCCGGGGGTGCGCTCAGCCCAGGAAGCCGCGGAGCAGGGCGGCCGTGGCCTCCAGGTGCTCCGCGGTGGCGCGGCGGGCGGCGAGGGCGTCGCCGGAGAGGATCGCCTCGACCATGGCGCGGTGCTGGTGCGAGGCGTGCTCGATGTTGCGTTCCAGGATCGGAATGGCATTGAGCAGGTCGTTCAGGCGCATCCGGCTCGCGGCGATGCCGACGGCGAGTGAAGGCGAACTGGTGAGCTCGGCGATCGCCAGGTGGAAGCGGGAGTCGAGCCGGCGGTACTCCTCGGGGCCGGCGTCCTCCAGCTCCTCGTGCCGCCGCGTGAGATAGGCGCGCTGCTCGGCACTCAGCCGGCGTCGGGCGGCCAGCTCCGATGCGCCGCTCTCCAGCACCATGCGGTAGGTCAGCGCGTCCTCCAGCTCGCTTCCCATGTCCTGCACGGCCCGTCGCAGGTCCGCGAGGTCGGGGACGGGCGGGCGGTAGGTGACGAAGCTGCCGCCGTAGCGGCCGCGCCGGGACTCCACGCAGCCGGCGGCCTGGAGCGAACGGATCGCCTCGCGCAGGGTATCCCGGCTGACGTTGAGGCGGACGGCCAGGTCGCGTTCGGCGGGCAGCCGGTCGCCGTAGCCGAAGACGCCGAGTTTGACGGCTTCCAGGATCCGCTCGACGGTCTCCTCGAAGGCGTTGCCGGTCCGGACGGGGCGGAAGATCGCCCCGCCCTGCCAGTCCATCCACGGATCGCGGCCGGCTTCGTGTTCCACGGGAGGAATCGTACTCACGGCCAGACCTTTGGGAAGGGCCCCAGGTGACCTGGCGGCACTTCGGCCAGGGGGCTTGACGTCGGAGCGGCCGAGGCGAAAGCATGCGCACATCGCGTAAATGGTCTGGTCTCGGGCCATTAAGTGCCGAGGCGCCGCTGGCGCACATTTCGGATCCCCCACCGAACCCAAGGGGCGCACATGTCTCCCGACGACACGC from Kitasatospora terrestris includes the following:
- a CDS encoding haloacid dehalogenase-like hydrolase, producing the protein MKTKIAAIVLAGTVASTLSGCATTEAEASTSPCGRLDTDLAWYGDNASRLQTLLDRDGHCGKKGPHPVAVFDWDNTVVKNDVGDATTFWLLRHDKVRQPAGGDWTTTSSLLTPAAAAALASACGTAAPAGSALPTSTDTACADEILSVYSDARTTSGQDAFAGWNRRRTEPAYAWAAQLLAGYTPDEVKDFASRARQENLDAPVGAEQTVGTHRVTGWIRYYDQQKDLIRALGRSGFDVWITSASQEDVVQVWAAGVDLPADHVIGVRTRQENGKLTAALAGCGGDDDTIPYIDGKRCVINERILKVPSAKAFDIQPVNRRQAFAAGDSNTDVSFLRDATELRLVINRNKAELMCNAYDNADGKWIVNPMFISPKAALTKPYPCSTSAFTNPDGSSGPVTTDGGRVVPDQLDTVH
- a CDS encoding FadR/GntR family transcriptional regulator encodes the protein MEHEAGRDPWMDWQGGAIFRPVRTGNAFEETVERILEAVKLGVFGYGDRLPAERDLAVRLNVSRDTLREAIRSLQAAGCVESRRGRYGGSFVTYRPPVPDLADLRRAVQDMGSELEDALTYRMVLESGASELAARRRLSAEQRAYLTRRHEELEDAGPEEYRRLDSRFHLAIAELTSSPSLAVGIAASRMRLNDLLNAIPILERNIEHASHQHRAMVEAILSGDALAARRATAEHLEATAALLRGFLG
- a CDS encoding 2-aminoethylphosphonate ABC transporter substrate-binding protein, producing the protein MVSTHGRRRAAGALLPLLVVSSAGCEQQAQAEEVVVASASGLSNKDGTGFYDRAFRAFTEQTGIRVRYSEAGSGEIVQQLESRKNAPRTDLVVVLPPFSQHAAEEGLLDVYRPKGAADMDVADRAPDGYWTAIVNTYLCFIHNRDKVKEPPKTWADLLSPKYRGKVQYSTPGVAGDGTAVLIKAIHDFGGEQPALEYLKDLQVNNAGPSGSTGKLADKVDSGEIWIANGDVQMNVSRMAALPNQGIFFLAPNGRTKPTTLAVPYTAGVVKGAPHGMAARRLVDFLLSHDVQQTVSSTSAGLPIRDDVEDTSANSKTLKDLMAGVEVFVPDWSMVDRRFEDNVNAWKAATGIR